A single window of Chitinophaga sp. XS-30 DNA harbors:
- a CDS encoding universal stress protein, producing MKKIVGVIDALNFTPSQLDGFDYITREAGGKLTLVFMENILATQLPLTGLHADGVYTDLRTNAELAADVAKRKEENLVKLIHACRERDMEPDMHETTGIPILKIIAESRFADLLLISHNTSFATLFDSNPTRFVKDALAEAECPVIVIPEKLNPAREVIFAYNGTSSSMYAIRQFTQLFPGMRDIPVQVIYVVEGGAKELPHEKLLKNYLEIHYDEVKYTVLNGEPRAEFLAQLMHRRDCLVTYGAYGRSRMSRFFHRSEAENVLRTVNIPVFITHP from the coding sequence ATGAAAAAGATCGTTGGCGTTATAGACGCACTCAACTTCACTCCCTCCCAGCTGGATGGATTCGATTATATCACACGGGAGGCCGGAGGCAAGCTTACCCTTGTTTTCATGGAAAACATCCTGGCTACCCAGTTGCCGCTGACCGGTTTGCATGCTGACGGCGTGTACACAGACCTGCGGACCAACGCCGAGCTGGCTGCGGATGTAGCCAAAAGAAAAGAAGAAAACCTGGTAAAGCTGATCCATGCCTGCCGGGAACGGGATATGGAGCCGGATATGCATGAGACCACCGGTATTCCCATACTGAAGATCATAGCTGAAAGCAGGTTTGCGGACCTGCTGCTGATCAGTCACAATACTTCTTTTGCCACGCTGTTCGACAGCAATCCCACCCGGTTCGTCAAGGATGCGCTGGCGGAAGCGGAATGCCCGGTCATTGTCATTCCGGAAAAACTGAACCCCGCCAGGGAAGTAATATTCGCCTATAACGGCACCAGCTCTTCCATGTATGCGATCCGGCAGTTTACACAGTTATTTCCCGGTATGCGGGACATACCCGTTCAGGTTATTTACGTAGTGGAAGGCGGAGCCAAAGAGCTGCCGCATGAGAAATTGCTGAAAAACTACCTGGAAATACACTACGACGAAGTAAAATACACCGTGCTCAACGGCGAGCCCAGGGCTGAATTCCTGGCGCAGCTGATGCACCGGAGAGACTGCCTGGTCACCTATGGCGCATATGGCCGCAGCCGGATGTCCCGGTTCTTCCACCGCAGCGAGGCGGAAAACGTATTGAGAACCGTGAACATCCCGGTATTTATCACACATCCTTAA
- a CDS encoding universal stress protein — protein MKNILVPTDFSAAAERAFRAAFEIASQSGGNITLYHSLIPLESVFIETDEKRRQYNRQTKANVRKRMRRLINKVAGGSEVEISTVISHLPVISSVLEYGQDNDIDLIIMGTQGASGLKKVVLGSIAAAVAGKSNIPVLLVPENAVWQKPGHIVFATGCREADENATAYILQFAKIYRATVEAVHLYKDDPDNTEKEKKDFTLYKSYLQKTFGKTNLKFRLIKTASVKSSIEMLDTSVPYDMMAMVRRRKTLLERFFLTNLTRNMACVTSKPLLIVPETIKSKKAGA, from the coding sequence ATGAAAAACATCCTGGTTCCCACAGACTTTTCCGCTGCTGCCGAAAGGGCTTTCAGGGCAGCTTTCGAGATCGCTTCGCAAAGCGGCGGCAACATCACCCTCTATCATTCCCTGATTCCGCTGGAAAGCGTCTTTATTGAAACCGATGAAAAACGGCGGCAATACAACAGGCAGACAAAGGCCAACGTCCGCAAGCGCATGCGGAGGCTGATAAATAAGGTGGCGGGAGGATCGGAGGTGGAGATATCAACGGTCATCAGCCATCTGCCTGTGATATCCAGTGTGCTGGAATATGGGCAGGATAATGATATCGACCTGATCATCATGGGTACCCAGGGAGCCAGCGGATTGAAAAAAGTGGTCCTCGGCAGCATAGCGGCGGCTGTTGCCGGAAAAAGCAATATTCCCGTACTCCTCGTTCCTGAAAATGCCGTCTGGCAAAAGCCTGGCCATATTGTTTTCGCAACCGGCTGCCGCGAAGCGGATGAAAACGCCACCGCCTATATTCTGCAATTCGCCAAAATATACCGTGCAACAGTAGAGGCCGTGCATCTGTACAAAGACGATCCGGACAACACTGAAAAAGAAAAAAAGGATTTTACGCTTTATAAAAGCTACCTGCAAAAGACCTTCGGGAAAACCAACCTGAAGTTCCGCCTGATCAAAACCGCTTCTGTCAAAAGTTCCATCGAAATGCTGGATACATCTGTGCCTTATGATATGATGGCGATGGTCCGCCGCAGGAAAACCCTGCTGGAACGCTTCTTCCTGACCAACCTTACCAGGAATATGGCCTGCGTGACCAGTAAACCTCTGCTCATTGTACCGGAAACCATAAAAAGCAAAAAGGCGGGCGCATGA
- a CDS encoding universal stress protein — protein MKKILYITDAVKLNIQRLDFACFLCNLTDSKLTGVFLENREHETRSPAFIREKAISGEIADSPEQLKETLSREHIREFKDACELRGVNCAIHQDAGAPLHEVISESRYADVLVIDSSTSFTENRECPPTKFVQEVLAAAECPVVLPPDSFDGIDEIIFTYDGSPSSIFAIKQFAYLFPEMEDRKVIVFDVVPPGKKIGKSQHKLQEWLNTHYSRNEILIREDERTRAQLLEYLLGRKNAFVVMGAFGRGLISGMLSPSHADPVVKIISLPIFITHR, from the coding sequence ATGAAAAAGATCCTCTATATCACCGATGCGGTGAAACTGAATATCCAGCGGCTGGATTTCGCCTGCTTCCTCTGTAATCTCACGGATTCGAAGCTGACCGGTGTGTTCCTTGAAAACCGGGAACACGAGACCCGCTCCCCGGCTTTTATCAGGGAAAAGGCCATCTCGGGGGAAATCGCTGATTCTCCCGAACAACTCAAGGAAACGCTCAGCAGAGAACATATCCGCGAGTTCAAAGACGCCTGTGAATTAAGAGGCGTTAACTGTGCTATTCACCAGGATGCGGGAGCGCCGCTTCATGAGGTCATTTCCGAAAGCCGGTATGCGGATGTGCTGGTGATTGACAGTTCCACTTCTTTCACTGAAAACCGGGAATGCCCGCCAACAAAATTCGTCCAGGAAGTGCTTGCCGCTGCGGAATGCCCGGTAGTACTGCCACCGGATAGCTTTGACGGTATAGACGAGATCATTTTCACTTACGATGGCAGCCCCTCTTCCATATTTGCCATCAAACAATTCGCTTACCTGTTCCCGGAAATGGAAGACAGAAAAGTCATCGTTTTCGATGTGGTCCCTCCCGGAAAAAAGATCGGGAAGAGCCAGCATAAACTGCAGGAATGGCTGAACACCCATTACAGCCGTAACGAGATCCTGATCAGGGAAGATGAGCGCACCCGCGCACAGCTACTCGAATACCTGCTGGGCCGCAAGAACGCCTTTGTGGTCATGGGGGCATTCGGCAGAGGCCTGATATCCGGCATGCTCTCTCCGAGCCATGCAGACCCGGTAGTAAAGATCATCTCACTGCCCATATTCATCACACACCGCTAA